The following are from one region of the Chloracidobacterium sp. genome:
- a CDS encoding PD40 domain-containing protein: MSKKRSKIYEFADFQLVPTEGLLLRNGEPVPLAPKAFSTLLMLIENNGHLVEKTELIERVWADAFVEEAAVSRCIWTIRTALGVDSNGQKYIQTVPKRGYRFVAEVNEFDGEEPGAKSISKETAAIQYSAVRLLSDARPANTTSGANDVVSKPPGGLSVAFDDQTGKLEDAPPKPVNTGLVSRNNRRFATFVIAALLAVGGIVTAAFLGISSGQYDTPIVSRSLSVERLSNDGGALHAVISPDGKQIFYARELGDLQSIRLRDVETGNDTEVISSAQTHYFGLTIAPDGRTLYFVRRSEGNQRSDLFRVPVTGGIPQKIAENVQGWTGISSDGDRISYVRCLRLQEDYCSLFIADTTNGGNERKLITRAAPVRIGDSIFTPDGADVIFANGQSLTGANEFILSKVNIVTGEELNLSSERFFDIKNIEWLKGSRSLLMTAARGRSDRSGFWKVDSDTWQAVPLGGFSGNFNNVSLDQAATILVATEVTPDFRLRVHGLGETSETITLAHGGASDFTPDGKIVFGSNISGQLDIWMSDPDGRGLRQLTNAPSEERTVIAGHDGRSLFYSSNRSGDLQVWKMNLDGSEPIRITTKTGGYPTSVSVDGRWVFFESHIDNTIWQVSTDGSVVERPITKISSWPVSISPDGSTLAYTETVGQSSHVFLTRTDGNARVRSFDPVPLGGRIESLKWSADGRAIYYLLRGPADGTSSIYKQLKEGGSAIRLHEIQVGNVIAVHSFAVSRNERLAIVSSGEWKHDLVLINGIKQKER; the protein is encoded by the coding sequence ATGAGCAAGAAAAGGTCGAAGATCTATGAATTCGCAGATTTCCAACTAGTGCCGACCGAGGGGTTGCTCCTGAGAAACGGTGAACCTGTCCCGCTTGCGCCAAAAGCATTCAGCACATTGTTAATGCTTATTGAAAACAATGGCCACCTTGTCGAAAAAACGGAATTGATCGAACGTGTCTGGGCCGATGCGTTTGTGGAGGAAGCTGCGGTTTCGCGATGTATCTGGACAATACGAACAGCCTTGGGTGTCGATTCGAATGGCCAAAAGTACATCCAGACAGTCCCAAAACGAGGTTACAGATTCGTTGCGGAGGTAAACGAGTTCGACGGTGAAGAACCGGGCGCCAAGTCAATATCGAAAGAAACAGCCGCGATCCAATACTCAGCAGTACGTCTGCTATCTGATGCCCGCCCTGCCAATACCACTTCAGGCGCGAATGATGTTGTTTCGAAACCGCCCGGTGGTCTATCAGTAGCCTTCGACGATCAAACAGGCAAACTGGAAGATGCGCCTCCGAAACCCGTTAATACGGGACTCGTGTCGCGAAATAATCGCAGATTTGCGACATTTGTGATAGCGGCTCTTTTAGCGGTGGGCGGGATCGTCACTGCTGCCTTTTTGGGAATTTCGAGTGGTCAGTACGATACACCGATCGTTTCCCGCAGTCTTAGTGTCGAACGCTTGTCCAACGACGGCGGAGCGCTTCACGCGGTGATCTCTCCGGATGGAAAACAGATCTTCTATGCACGCGAACTGGGCGATCTTCAGAGCATCAGGCTTCGTGATGTTGAAACCGGAAACGATACAGAAGTGATCTCTAGTGCCCAGACCCATTATTTTGGGCTTACGATCGCCCCGGACGGAAGAACCCTTTACTTCGTCCGCAGGAGCGAAGGTAATCAAAGATCAGACCTGTTCCGTGTCCCAGTAACGGGCGGCATTCCACAAAAGATAGCCGAGAACGTACAGGGCTGGACCGGGATATCATCGGATGGCGATCGTATTTCGTATGTTAGGTGCCTTCGGCTTCAAGAAGACTACTGCTCGCTTTTCATTGCAGACACGACAAATGGCGGTAACGAGAGAAAGTTGATCACACGGGCTGCACCGGTTCGAATCGGCGACAGCATCTTTACACCGGATGGCGCCGACGTCATTTTCGCCAATGGGCAATCGCTAACGGGCGCGAACGAATTCATTTTGAGCAAGGTGAATATAGTGACCGGCGAGGAACTGAATCTCTCATCCGAACGGTTCTTTGACATAAAGAACATCGAATGGCTCAAAGGCAGTAGATCCCTGCTCATGACGGCTGCGAGGGGAAGGAGCGATCGGTCGGGCTTCTGGAAGGTCGATTCCGATACATGGCAGGCAGTCCCGCTCGGGGGATTTAGCGGCAACTTTAATAACGTGAGTCTGGATCAGGCCGCGACCATTTTGGTTGCGACCGAAGTAACACCGGATTTCCGCCTTCGGGTCCACGGACTCGGGGAAACATCCGAAACCATCACACTCGCGCACGGTGGTGCATCCGATTTTACCCCTGACGGAAAGATCGTTTTCGGTTCAAACATATCGGGGCAACTGGATATTTGGATGTCGGATCCGGATGGACGCGGCCTCCGTCAACTTACCAACGCGCCTTCTGAAGAACGAACGGTGATCGCCGGTCATGATGGCCGTTCGCTTTTTTATTCGAGCAACCGATCAGGTGATCTGCAGGTTTGGAAGATGAATCTGGATGGTTCAGAGCCAATTCGAATAACGACGAAAACGGGCGGTTATCCGACGTCCGTTTCAGTCGACGGCAGATGGGTCTTTTTTGAATCACATATCGACAATACCATATGGCAAGTTAGTACCGATGGCTCGGTCGTGGAACGACCGATCACGAAAATCTCATCATGGCCTGTCTCGATTTCACCGGACGGATCAACACTCGCATATACCGAAACGGTTGGACAGTCCTCGCACGTTTTCCTTACCAGAACCGACGGGAATGCTCGCGTTCGGAGCTTTGACCCGGTACCCTTGGGAGGAAGGATCGAGAGTCTGAAATGGTCGGCCGACGGAAGAGCGATCTACTATCTTCTCCGCGGCCCGGCTGACGGCACCTCGTCGATATACAAGCAACTGAAAGAGGGCGGTTCGGCCATCAGGCTCCATGAGATCCAAGTTGGGAACGTCATCGCGGTACACAGTTTTGCAGTTTCGAGAAACGAGCGACTGGCGATAGTCTCGTCCGGGGAATGGAAACATGATCTGGTACTGATAAACGGGATCAAACAAAAAGAACGATGA
- a CDS encoding DUF883 family protein produces MIEQIEKINGKAMFDDAVEAVESAAARTRHGVEEFRDKAEHFVEDAVDNAKRLAKKGRYAAEDMIDDTEHLIKKEPFRAVGVTFGVGIGVGLLAGLLIGQMRLNCRDQAEH; encoded by the coding sequence ATGATCGAACAAATCGAAAAGATCAATGGCAAAGCGATGTTTGATGACGCGGTCGAGGCAGTCGAAAGCGCAGCAGCTCGGACTAGACATGGTGTCGAGGAATTCAGAGATAAGGCTGAACATTTCGTCGAAGATGCGGTCGACAATGCAAAGCGATTGGCAAAGAAGGGCCGCTATGCCGCCGAGGATATGATCGACGACACGGAACATCTGATCAAAAAGGAACCGTTTCGTGCGGTCGGCGTCACTTTTGGGGTCGGGATCGGAGTTGGGCTGCTAGCCGGCCTTCTGATCGGCCAGATGCGGCTCAATTGTCGCGATCAGGCCGAACATTGA
- the asnS gene encoding asparagine--tRNA ligase, with product MNQTYIEHLRDHVGQDVTLKGWLYNSRSSGKLVFLQLRDGTGIVQCVVFKGNDEALFEVAKGLGQESSIIVKGSVKEDARSAIGVEIDVTGIDVLQNVHDYPITPKEHGTEFLMDHRHLWIRSKRQHAILKIRHTVIKAVRDYFDDNGFTLADTPIFTPAACEGTTTLFEVDYFGDDKAYLTQSGQLYNEATAAAFGKSYAFGPTFRAEKSKTRRHLTEFWMVEPEVSYAGYEDMMDLGEGLILAIVDRVLNDRKQELAALERDADVLEAIKGPFPRLHYDDAVKLLQEGHAKGELENDFEWGGDFGAPDETYLSKQFGLPVFVHHFPTAIKGFYFEVDKERPECALGIDLLAPEGYGEIIGGGERAANLDYLIEQLKAHDLPQETFEWYLDLRRFGSVPHAGFGMGIERTVAWMCGIEHVRETIPFPRMLYRLRP from the coding sequence ATGAATCAAACATACATCGAGCATTTAAGGGACCACGTTGGCCAGGACGTCACACTCAAGGGCTGGCTTTATAATTCGCGATCGAGCGGCAAACTCGTCTTCTTGCAGCTTCGTGACGGTACCGGGATAGTTCAATGCGTCGTATTTAAGGGCAACGACGAGGCACTTTTTGAGGTAGCCAAGGGCCTAGGACAAGAATCGTCGATCATCGTCAAAGGCAGCGTCAAGGAAGATGCGCGTTCGGCCATCGGCGTCGAGATCGACGTTACCGGCATCGACGTTCTTCAGAACGTTCACGATTATCCTATAACGCCGAAAGAACACGGCACCGAGTTTTTGATGGATCACAGGCATCTGTGGATCCGTTCAAAACGCCAGCACGCGATCCTTAAGATCCGGCATACGGTTATCAAGGCGGTTCGGGACTATTTCGATGATAACGGCTTCACATTAGCCGACACACCGATATTTACACCTGCGGCATGTGAAGGCACGACGACGCTTTTTGAGGTTGATTATTTCGGCGACGATAAGGCCTATTTGACCCAGTCGGGCCAGCTTTACAATGAAGCGACCGCAGCTGCATTTGGGAAATCATATGCTTTCGGCCCGACCTTTCGAGCGGAGAAATCCAAAACTCGACGCCACCTGACCGAATTCTGGATGGTCGAACCCGAGGTTTCATACGCCGGCTACGAAGACATGATGGACCTTGGGGAAGGCCTCATTTTGGCGATCGTTGACCGCGTACTCAACGACCGAAAACAGGAGTTAGCGGCACTTGAACGCGACGCGGATGTCCTCGAAGCGATCAAAGGCCCCTTTCCACGGCTGCATTATGATGATGCAGTGAAATTGCTCCAGGAAGGCCACGCAAAAGGCGAACTGGAAAACGACTTCGAATGGGGCGGAGATTTTGGCGCACCGGACGAAACATACCTCTCGAAGCAGTTTGGGCTTCCGGTTTTTGTGCATCACTTCCCGACCGCGATCAAGGGCTTCTATTTTGAAGTGGATAAGGAACGCCCCGAGTGTGCTCTCGGCATCGATCTTTTGGCGCCAGAGGGCTATGGCGAGATCATCGGCGGTGGCGAACGAGCTGCCAACCTTGATTACCTGATCGAACAGCTAAAGGCACATGACCTGCCGCAGGAGACATTCGAATGGTACCTCGATCTGCGTCGTTTTGGCTCAGTTCCGCACGCGGGATTCGGCATGGGCATCGAGCGCACCGTCGCCTGGATGTGCGGTATCGAACACGTGCGGGAGACGATCCCTTTCCCAAGAATGCTATATCGCTTGAGGCCGTGA
- a CDS encoding pirin family protein: protein MRHVKDIIPARQSLLPGGFIVYRALPHRQLRRVGGFVFLDHFDQPDISPEMFDVPPHPHIGLQTVTYLFDGSILHNDSLDHEQMIFPGEVNWMTAGRGITHSEQVVTRQPRLHGLQTWVGLPHDKRKIEPGFEHFGTGLLPALDHEGVLINVIAGELFGRRSPIPTHQSLVYLDIRAHANGNAEFWVEGSHELAVYVCEGTIEIGGEPISKYDLASLSAGEAFGFSAVSDARFVLFGGEPLHEPTVIYWNFIADSIEEAKQAERDWESGNFPSVSRYRSSSIRDESDRTLL from the coding sequence ATGAGACACGTGAAAGATATCATCCCCGCGCGGCAATCGCTGCTACCGGGCGGATTCATCGTCTATCGAGCATTGCCGCATCGGCAGTTGCGCAGGGTCGGAGGATTCGTTTTTCTCGACCATTTCGATCAGCCCGACATATCGCCGGAAATGTTCGACGTGCCGCCCCATCCGCACATCGGGCTTCAAACCGTAACTTATTTGTTCGACGGTTCAATACTTCATAACGATTCGCTCGACCACGAACAAATGATCTTTCCGGGGGAGGTCAACTGGATGACAGCTGGCCGTGGAATTACGCATTCCGAGCAAGTCGTCACGCGTCAACCTCGACTTCACGGTCTGCAAACGTGGGTCGGGCTGCCGCACGACAAACGAAAGATCGAGCCAGGATTCGAACACTTCGGTACCGGCCTTCTGCCCGCACTCGATCACGAAGGGGTACTTATCAATGTCATTGCCGGTGAACTCTTTGGAAGGCGCTCTCCGATCCCAACGCACCAATCGCTCGTCTATCTCGATATCCGGGCACACGCAAATGGCAACGCGGAATTTTGGGTCGAGGGTTCTCACGAACTCGCAGTCTATGTCTGCGAGGGGACCATCGAGATCGGTGGTGAACCGATCAGCAAATATGATCTTGCCAGTCTTTCCGCCGGCGAAGCGTTCGGCTTTTCGGCGGTGAGCGACGCACGGTTCGTTCTGTTTGGAGGAGAACCGCTTCACGAGCCGACGGTCATCTACTGGAACTTTATTGCCGATTCGATCGAAGAGGCAAAGCAAGCCGAACGAGATTGGGAATCCGGAAACTTCCCTTCGGTCTCAAGGTACAGGTCGTCGTCTATACGTGATGAATCCGACCGAACATTGCTATGA